The Meleagris gallopavo isolate NT-WF06-2002-E0010 breed Aviagen turkey brand Nicholas breeding stock chromosome 10, Turkey_5.1, whole genome shotgun sequence genome contains a region encoding:
- the LOC100539364 gene encoding methylcrotonoyl-CoA carboxylase beta chain, mitochondrial-like: MWNKVALCSVCKHSPHPASLLLLRLPPVTHAFKRTCLGPSSDRQWAQRAQNGPRGALPGCLGSSKAKRRRCAQMYPLLDGRVLPVHRHVFEENVRNSEAVIKRYSELLQVVSKGGGEDAVLRHTQRNKKLFVRERLKLLLDEESFLELSPLAGLSMPYGDVPAAGCLTGIGKICGIWCVFVANDATVKGGTIYPIGVKKQLRAQEIALQNRLVAVYLVDSGGAFLPLQSELFPDKLHGGRIFYNEAIISAMKIPQVAVVCGSCVAGGAYVPTMAEEAVIVDKIGTLFLAGPPLVRAATGEYVSPEELGGATLHSSVSGCSDHFASSEKEAYECVRNIISTLNYEPVPEELVEHDHPLYSPDELLGLAPRDYSCTLPVKLVLSRLLDGSRFQEFKADYGTTLVTGFGHVEGHLVGVVANNGELSHDAALKGSHFVQLCSHRGIPILFFQNTAPHAAEPTSISQAEAQANRLKAQASMMAAVACAAVPKITIVIGGCFGSESYAMCGRSFSPNFLFLWPNARVALVDSRHLSMVPQAGDNDCTDESELKHLKQKLEAESSAFYSSARLWDDGVVLPQNTRKVVAQCLQIIEQQKYQVLPPPCQYPVMRM; the protein is encoded by the exons ATGTGGAACAAGGTCGCCTTGTGCTCCGTTTGCAAGCACTCCCCTCACCCAGCGTCATTACTGCTGCTGAGACTCCCACCGGTAACTCATGCCTTCAAAAGGACGTGTTTGGGCCCCAGCAGCGacaggcagtgggcacagagagcacagaacGGGCCACGCGGCGCGCTGCCCGGCTGCTTGGGAAGCAGCAAAGCCAAACGCAGGCGTTGTGCTCAGATGTACCCACTGCTGGATGGACGTGTCCTGCCTGTGCACCGACACGTGTTTGAGGAGAATGTCAGGAACAGTGAGGCTGTTATTAAAAG ATACTCAGAGTTGCTCCAGGTGGTCAGTAAAGGAGGGGGAGAGGATGCCGTCTTGCGTCACACTCAGAGAAACAAGAAGCTGTTTGTTCGGGAGCGCCTGAAGCTGCTTCTGGATGAGGAGTCTTTCCTCGAGCTGTCTCCCCTCGCAGGCCTCAGCATGCCGTATGGTGACGTCCCTGCTGCTGGATGCCTCACTG GAATTGGAAAGATCTGTGGGATTTGGTGTGTCTTCGTAGCAAATGATGCAACTGTAAAAGGAGGAACTATTTATCCAATAGGAGTAAAGAAACAGCTGAGAGCTCAGGAAATAGCCCTGCAGAACAGACTGGTGGCTGTGTACCTTGTTGACAGCGGGGGAGCATTCCTGCCACTACAG TCAGAGCTGTTCCCTGACAAGCTGCATGGTGGAAGAATTTTTTACAATGAAGCAATAATATCTGCTATGAAAATCCCTCAG GTGGCAGTGGTGTGTGGCTCCTGTGTAGCAGGAGGTGCCTACGTCCCAACCATGGCAGAAGAAGCTGTGATTGTAGATAAAATTGGAACACTGTTCCTTGCTGGCCCACCTCTGGTGAGAGCTGCTACTGGAGAATATGTGTCTCCAGAGGAGCTAGGAGGAGCTACACTTCACTCTAG TGTCAGTGGCTGCAGTGACCATTTTGCATCTTCAGAAAAGGAAGCCTATGAGTGTGTTCGAAATATTATCTCAACGTTGAATTATGAGCCTGTGCCAGAAGAGCTCGTGGAGCATGACCATCCTCTCTATAGCCCTGATGAGCTCCTGGGGCTGGCACCACGAGATTATAGCTGTACTCTTCCTGTAAAATTG GTTCTGAGCCGCCTGCTGGATGGAAGCAGGTTCCAGGAGTTCAAGGCTGACTATGGAACAACGTTAGTAACAGGATTTGGCCACGTGGAAGG GCACTTGGTGGGAGTAGTGGCTAACAATGGGGAGCTTTCTCATGATGCTGCTCTCAAGGGCAGCCATTTCGTACAGCTGTGCAGTCACCGGGGCATTCCCATCCTCTTTTTCCAAAACACTGCTCCACATGCAGCAGAGCCAACAAGCATCTCTCAG GCAGAGGCTCAGGCCAACAGGTTGAAAGCCCAGGCCTCCATGATGGCTGCTGTCGCTTGTGCAGCTGTTCCCAAGATAACCATAGTGATtggtggctgttttgggagCGAAAGTTACGCTATG tgtgGGAGATCGTTCAGTCCAAACTTCCTGTTCTTATGGCCTAATGCAAGAGTTGCTCTTGTGGATTCAAGACATTTGTCCATGGTCCCACAAGCTGGAGACAATGATTGTACAGATGAATCTGAGCtaaaacatttgaaacaaaa gctagaGGCAGAGAGCAGTGCGTTTTACTCTTCTGCCAGACTCTGGGATGATGGTGTAGTTCTCCCCCAGAATACCAGAAAG gtaGTTGCACAGTGCTTGCAGATTATAGAGCAGCAGAAGTATCAGGTGCTACCACCTCCTTGCCAGTATCCCGTGATGAGAATGTAA
- the LOC100540909 gene encoding DEP domain-containing protein 1A, translated as LNALNTFPIDSRFPSTSPVKSLPASCRQNENLGTFSRDRLRKLPHLSRRTPEKHKLLRPLENVEKTKLDKTAENEEDALCRKEVSQEYVQETWRNIILIHLQTILGLPSLEEVLQPTQIIPEYVIYNMTHTSKHGVVILQNKSEDLPHWVLSAMKCLAYWPRNNDMSQPTYSGFERDVFRTVADYFVNLPEPLLTFEYYELFVNILGLLQPHLERIAVEALQICCLLLPPPNRRKMQLLMRMISRISENVDMPRLHDAMGTRSLVREL; from the exons ctcAACGCACTTAATACCTTTCCTATTGATTCCAGGTTTCCTTCAACCTCTCCAGTTAAATCTCTACCAGCTTCATGTCGCCAAAATGAAAACTTAGGAACCTTCTCTAGAGATAGACTTCGTAAGCTGCCACATTTATCAAGGAGAACtccagaaaaacacaaattgcTGAGACCTCTG GAAAACGTGGAGAAAACAAAGCTggataaaacagcagaaaatgaagaggaTGCACTGTGCAGGAAGGAAGTAAGCCAGGAATACGTGCAAGAAACTTGGAGAAATATCATTCTAATACA tTTGCAAACCATCTTAGGCCTCCCATCCTTGGAAGAAGTTTTGCAGCCAACACAGATAATTCCTGAGTATGTCATATACAACATGACACACACAAGCAAACATGGTGTTGTGATTTTGCAGAACAAATCAG AAGACCTCCCTCACTGGGTGTTGTCAGCAATGAAGTGCCTCGCCTACT GGCCTAGAAATAATGATATGAGCCAGCCAACTTACAGTGGGTTTGAACGGGATGTCTTCAGAACAGTTGCTGATTATTTTGTCAATCTTCCTGAACCATTGCTTACTTTTGAATACTATGAACTTTTTGTTAACATTTTGG GTCTCCTTCAGCCTCACTTAGAAAGGATTGCTGTTGAAGCACTACAgatctgctgcttgctgcttccACCACCAAACCGCAGGAAGATGCAGCTCCTGATGAGAATGATCTCTCGGATCAGTGAGAACGTCGACATGCCACGACTGCACGATGCCATGGGCACACGTTCTTTGGTAAGAGAACTGTga